In bacterium, the sequence TGCTATTGATGATGATGAAGCAGACTGGGATTGGTATAAAAGTACTCAAAAAGAACGTCCATACGCCAAATTAATGAATAAAAAGAGCTAACAAACAATATTTGGAGTTTTATATGTCTTATAAAAAATTAAAAGATGGACTATACTGGGTAAAGAAGAAGAAACGCCTATGGACAGACCATCATGCTATTTTAGATAGTACTGGGAAGCTCTTAGCCCCTTTCTTTAAATACAAAAGAAAATGCAATTCTGCTCTTATTATTGAACAGACCCGACCGAGGATACGGGTTAAAAGTCTTTATCTTACCGGACAATGGGAGGTAGTTGGGAAAATACCTAAGAGATATGAACAAGAAGCGCTAAACAGAATTAAAAAAGCATTAAAAGACCCGAATTATAATTTGTTTGTGAATAATTGCGAGCATTTT encodes:
- a CDS encoding lecithin retinol acyltransferase family protein; the encoded protein is MSYKKLKDGLYWVKKKKRLWTDHHAILDSTGKLLAPFFKYKRKCNSALIIEQTRPRIRVKSLYLTGQWEVVGKIPKRYEQEALNRIKKALKDPNYNLFVNNCEHFARWVATGKRESRQVQMRMVVAATLAGVVILSAIGGLGAESET